Within Triticum dicoccoides isolate Atlit2015 ecotype Zavitan chromosome 1B, WEW_v2.0, whole genome shotgun sequence, the genomic segment TCTCAGCAATTAATTACCAATAGGTTGCACATCGGTAGGATTGGTGTAGTTATATAGCAGATTCCATTGTGTGACAAAAATCAGAGTTTATCATACTTCTGACATCAACGTTGAGTTAGAGCTCGTGACTTAATTCGTTATACAATAGAGACGGGGAAAAAGATGATGATAGAAAACTCCACAATAATAAGAAATCCAAGAAAAAAGATATGACAGATGAGGGGAAGCATTCTGATCACGAATTTaatttcatattttattagttggCATTAATAAAGAAATGATTGATATTGAACATATTGAAAAAGGACATTATTTTTTGAGAGTTCTGCTGTATGACAAGAATATCAAAATGCATTGGAATTTAGTCACAGTTTATAGGGATGCACAGAAGGAGGGGAAAGCTAATTTCCTTGCTGAATTAGCTAGATTATATCATGACAATCCTTTGCCTTGTTTGGTTGGAGGGGATTTCAACATCATTAGaaacaataaagaaaaaaacaaacctATGATAAATGAACAATGGTCCTTTATGTTTAATGCTATAATTGAACAAGCTGGATTGAGAGAACTTCCTCTAAATGGGAGACAATACACTTGGGCCAATAATCAGGAAGATCCCACCTATGAGAAGCTGGACAGGGTATTGATGTGCCCTGCATGGGAAGAAAAATATCCATTGGCTATATTACAAGCCTTTGCTAGGGAAATCTCTGATCATACCCCCTTGTTCTTAGACACAGGGGAGACACACGCAATTAGATATACTTTCAGATATGAAAATGCTTGGTTCTTGAGAGAAGGCTTTAAAGAGTTGATATATAAAACATGGAATAAAAAATACAGAGGAGATGTGTTGGATAGATGGCAATTAAGGATGAGAGAATTGAGGAGAAAAACTAAAGGATGGAATAAAAATATGGATGCTTGGTATAGAAAAATTAAAATAgaaatcataaaagaattggatGATATTGATAAGAGAGATGAGAGAATGGGTCTGACTGCTGCAGATAGAACTGAGTAGAAAGAACTCAGAATGCAACTTAAGAGAATCATGACACAAGAAGAAATGAAGTGGATACAGAGATATAAAGACAGAGAGATTAAAGATGGGGATGGAAACACTAGATATTATCATGCAAAAGTGAATGggaggagaagaaaaaatagaataatcTCTTTAGAACAAGATGAAGGGATCATAGAAGGGGACAACAACCTGATGGAATATATTACTAAATTCTATAAAAATATGTTTGGACACCCTGAAGAGTCCAACATATCCTTGAGGGATTTAGAAATGGAAAAAATAAATGCTTAGGACAAAGAGGAGTTATTGTCCCCCTTTTCCTTAGATGAAATTCATCAAGTAGTTTTTGGTATGAAAAGAAACAAAAGCCCAGGCCCTGATGGGTTCCCTGCTGACATCTATCAAGATTTTTGGGATCTGGTTAAGTGGGATCTGAAAGCCTTGGCTGAGGGATTTGCTAGGGGGGAAATTAATATTGCCAGGCTTAACTATGGCATTATTACCCTGGTCCCCAAAACCAATGATGCCAAACAAATCCAAAAATTCAGGCCTATATGCTTGCTAAATGTGAGCTTCAAGATTATTACAAAAGTTCTGATGAACAGATTGACCAAATGTGTTGCACCTGTTATCTCCAGAACACAAACTGCATTCATCAAGGGGAGATATATTATGGAAGGAGTGGTTATTCTACATGAAGCATTGAACACTTTTCATAAAGATAAAGAAGATGCTCTgatttttaaagtggattttgaaaaagcctATGATAAAATTAAATGGCCCTTTGTTATACAGATGCTAGAACAAAAAGGTTTTCCAGATAAATGGTGTGATTGGGTAATGGAAACGATGAGAGGGGGACATGTAGGAGTCAAGGTCAATGATGAAATTGGTCCTTTTTTCAAAACCTATAAAGGTTTGAGACAGAGGGATGCTATGTCACCATTGCTTTTTGATGTGGCTGCAGATGCCCTAGCTATTTTAATGAATAATGCCTTAAAGATGGACATTGTTAAGGGAGTCCTTAGTAAAAATGATAATAAGGGTGTAAATATGTTGTAATATGTTGATGACACTATTTTTCTGGTTAAAGATGAAGAAGAAAGTGTGAGAAATCTCAAATTTATACTTGGGGCTTTTGAACAGATGTCTGGGTTGAATATAAACTTCCATAAGAGTGAACTAATGTTGTTTGGTAAGGCTAAAGAAAAACaattgctttatcaggatatactaACATGCAAAATGGGCGATTTGCCCATCAAATATTTAGGCATGCCTGTATCTGAATCCAGGATCAGGAATACACATTGGAGTTGTGTCACAGATAAAATTAAGAAAAGATGTGGGTGTTGGCAAGGGAAATTGTTGGGACCTATTGCTGGCAGGATCACTCTGGTGCAAGCTTGTCTGACTAATATACCTTTGTTTATGATGTCCTTCTATGCTGTCCCAAAAGGAATCATTAAAAAAGCTGATTTTTTCAGGGCAAGATTGGTATGGCAAGAGGATGAGAATATTAGAAAGTATCACTTAGTTAATTGGAGGGAGTGTTGCCTACCCAAAGAGGTGGGAGGCCTAGGGATTCTTAATTTGGAAGTCATGAACATAGCTTTACTGGCTAAATGGTTCTGGAAAATGAAAACAGAGGAGGGGATGTGGCAAGAGGTTCTAAAagaaaaatataggaaaaatgaatgTCTAGCTTTAGTGGAAAAAAAACCTGGAGACTCCCAGTTCTGGACTAGTCTTATGAATATTAAGAATATTTTTTACAAATTTGTGAAGAAAGAACCTGGGGAGGGGAAGAACATTAGATTTTCGGAGGATATTTGGGTGGATGACAAGCCCTTAAAATATGCCTACCCTAGAATTTATGACATTTGCTTTGATCACAAAATTACTTTGTATGAGGCCATTCAAAAAGGATGGAAGGGGTTCAAATTTAGAAGGACTTTGCATGGAGAAACTCTGGAGTTGTGGAATGCTTTAAAGAGTAGATGTGAAAAGATTAAAATGAATGGGGGAAAGATAAGATTAAATGGACCCTCACTGCTGATAAAAAATTCTATGTCAAATCTCTATACAAAGAATTGATAACGTCAGACCTGAAATTTCCACAGAAATATCTTTGGAAAATCAAAGTTCCTGCAAAAATAAAAGTCTTCATGTGGCTAGTTAATAAAAAGAGTATTCTGACTAGGGATGTTTTACTCAAAAAGGGTGGAAGGGGGGAAAGAATGTGTGTTTTGTGGACAAGATGAATCAATTGATCATCTATTGTTCACATGCTCTGCAGCTTCTTTGCTTTGGAGCTTGGTCAGATGCGTTTGTGGTCTGAAGACCATTCCTTTAAATGTTAAAGATTGTTTTGGGGGATGGATAGCAAATTCAATAAGGAAGACAAGAAAATGGTGATGATTGGGTTTCTGCTTTATTCTGGGCAATTTGGAAAAGTAGAAATGCAATTGTTTTTGAGAGAAAAAGGATTAATGATCCTTTTCAGATAATCAAACTAATGGTTCGATGGTTGGTTGATTGGTCCATTTTGCAGACAAAGGAGCCACCAAGAAAAATGCTGGAACTGGGGGCAAGAGTGCTAGAACGGGCAGCAAATGAGGTGTACACAGCTGGGCAGGGATGGCGGATCAATGTGGCAAGGCTCCCTGGATAAACGGCTATGACATCTTCATCTtcctgctgctgctgttttttagTCTTTTGTTGCCTGATAGTTACTAGGTTTTATGTCGATGACTTTGTTAGATGTTTGGTGGACCTTGTTCGTGCTGGGCCTTGGTGAGGCTCAGGGTGTTGGTTGGTTGTGGCTTGTGTTGGCCCCCCTTTTGTTAGGTTTTAACTGTCATGATATTAGCTCGAACCTGGCTTATGCTGTTTATCTCCTGAATTCTGTAAggtttggttttcagtaatgaaaatcggaaggggcgagCCCTTCTTTGATCCAAAAAAAAAGGCTTGTAGAGTTATAAAACAGTGAAAGCTGTAAAAAAAACTGTTGTAAATAAAAAAACGTGAATAACTACTGTAATTCAGTTGATTCTGCCTatttatcctgcatcaatcaccggAGCCTATATATGATAGATCAATCATCCAAAACCGGTTCGCTTGTATGATTTAGACATTGATTGAAAAAAAAACTGTAAAAGTAGGATACCTCAGtacactgttttgcacattgtaatGTCACAGAGACAGAGCTCCTGATGTCAAAGTAGATTAATTAGTTTGCGCATGATGGCTGGGAAAAGGAACAGCAGAAGGCCAGTGTATCAGGAAAGGCTGACAATATGGGAGCAAGGAAAACCCAGTCTACAAAGACAACGACCAAGGCAAAGAaatcctgttgacttgctgagaaaCTGAGATATATATACTTACCAGCAGAGACGACTCGCAATATCTTGTACTCATCCTAGTTTGCTTCCAGAATAGCTATTGATGAAGAGTATGTGATATGCAAATAACACTTTCAAAGGAAAACCGGACCAGGCAGAAATGGCATGAACAATTATCTCCCTAGATTATGGTTATGGTAGGAAAAGACACCGGTATTTTTCCAGTTTAAAAATCTAAAAAGAACACTTCTGTAGTTTTAAGGGAAATGGGGTTTATATTCTACCTATGCAAGAAGGTTGCACACTGCCATTAGTGTCCCTAAATATAACATTCATGTGCGAGACCAAACAAGGAAATAAAAATATGTGATTACTAGTGAACACATCTAACATAAACAGTAATCAATTGCATGATCGCGTCAACAGGGACTAAGGGTGCAATGGCAATACAAAGTGACAGTACTTGGTTTACTTTTCACAATCATTAACTCACAGAATAATATTCAGACACTTCTGGTGAAAAAGGAAGGACCCATCTTCAATACAAGCAGGAAGCGCTGATTGAAACTAGCAAAAAATTAGCGCAATTATGCACTGCTGACTAAAACTAGAATAAACTAGATTGCATCCATACTCCTCTCATTCAGACGGAAGATAACAAAACCATCAGATATCAATGTAATTTGCGAACGAAGCAACCAATGGGAGTGGCCATTGACAGATCACATATATGCTTCTGAAAGCGCATCTACCCCGTCTGCAAAACAACAGCTGAAAGGGTCGGCAATGCACAAGTCCTTGGTATCCAAATAAGTACCCCAACAATAAGAACCACTTCCAAATTTCAATTGAGCGTCTTGAGAAGCTCTAGTTTCCACTTCTAGCAGCCTGAGTTGATTAGTCATCCAGCTCTTGTCGATGCCAATCTCCTTACACACTCCAAAGTTGATTTCCTTTACTACTTTCGCATTCAAAACAAAGAACTTGGCGAAGCCAACATCTTCCTCACCACCTTTGTAATTCTTCAACACCAGTACTTTGAGATGGTTATCAAGGCATTTGATTGGATCTAGTGGGTCACACTGACGCGCATTTTTTATCTCTGCCTTTACATATTTGTCCCACTGCGAAAGGAAATAATAACAAACATATGTTGAAGTAATTGCAAACTATAGTTTATTAGATGAGAATCAAATACTCAGTATGAGATTTATAGCAAAGAAAGATGAATACTCACAATGACATAGAGCTTTTGCAAGCAGGGGAAGCATCTAAGGATGTCAAGAATTGCATCCAAAGCAGGGCTAGAAAAATTGAGAGCCAAAACCTTTACGGTGCGTATTGAGCTTTCCGAGCTGGATGAGATCAATCCCTGAAGAAAACAACGGAGTTTGAAAAAAGAAATCGAAGTGAGGATTCCATGTAAGAGGCTAAGAGCCTAGAGACGGATGCAGCTGTACCTTAAAGATAATATTAACAATTTCTATTTCTGAGATGCAGGGAGACAAAAGGCCCAACATCTCCAGTTTAGGTGCCTTAACAACCCGGATAATCTCACTACCTAAGACTGGCGGACGTAACAGCAACCTTTCAAGGCGAGGGGCCTCCATAATGACCAATTCTCCTTTGCCTTCAAACAAACAAGTTATGACGATGATCCTGAGAGTTGGCGAGCAAATGCGGAGGCTACCTACCTCACGAATCTCCGACAGATATAAGTTCGCCAAGACATGGCAGCCAGACAGCACCCCAGAGAAGACATCCTCGGAGATGGAAACGCGCCATAGGTGGAGCTGCCTGAGGAGGGGAAAATTCAGTGAAGGTGCGATCTCCTTTGGGAAATCACAGGAGCCAATCCTGGCCAAGTGGAGCGTTGATGCTAAGCGCAGCACCGACGGTGGCAGCGGATAGCGCTTCTCCTTCTCAGACTGCCCATATCCATATTCAAGTAGACTGAAGCTGATTTCGAGCTCCTGGAGGTTGTCGAGGCTTCGGGAGTGGAACCAACTATTGATCTGAGCGGCATCCTCGGCAAACCTTTTTTTGGCTTTGTGGAGGCGGATGAAGCGGAAAGCGAAGCAGCGGGCCGGGCCAGGGTGGTCTGACAGAATCCTAGAGACTAAGGAGAGGCGCTTGAACTCGTCGCGGCGAAGGTGGTAGGAGGCGTCGAGGTTGAGAGGCGAGGAGCGCCAGAGGGGACGCCATCTTCGGGCGATGGCCTGCGTACGGGCGCCGTCCTTGGTGGGAAGGAGGGAGATGATGGTGCCGAGGACGTCATCGGGAAGTTTGCTGATGAGATCGCCATGGCTGATGAGATCCCCGTCGCTGACGAGCTTATCCTCGCGGATCCGCTTCCGTGGCCTGCGCCTGGCGGTTCCGGCGGACGCGCGCCTCTTGGGTGCGGGCGCCGCGGCCGGAGCCTCCGCCGCCTTCTTCCTGACCGCGGGACTCGCCGCCACCGTCCTCTTCATGTCCAGTCGCTGGAGAAATGGAGATCCGAGGCGGGAGCAGGGGAGTTGGGTGGGTTTTTTGTTCCAGCGATGGCACGGTGGTGCGGCTGCTGCGGGATGGAATCCAGAAAAACGATACCGATCGAAACATCTGCCTCCTCAGCGATTAGAGCATTCTGGCCGTCTGATCGGTTTGCTTGATGCGATTTTAGACGTGGGAGCGATCTCAGACGTCGGAGCGATCTCATACGTTGGATTTCGCCGCTAGAAGAGCTGGGCCGTCGGATAAAAAAAATAGGAGCTGTAGCAAAGGATAGTTACTCCGTGCCCCGCCGTGGGCGTTTTCGTCTTTTCACGTGTTGGCCCGTGACATGTTGATCCCTGGTTGGATGAGACGAGGCAGAGTCACCAATCCCGCGATGGAAACCTAGCCGCCTCCTTTCCCCGTCtcagctctctctccctcgcttgatctcctctcctcccctcccctcccctccactgCTCCGGCGGCGGCCAGATCCACCGCAACAGAGCGCTCCCAACAACGACAACGAGCAGCAGCGGAGGGAGGACGAGGAgcacgatggcggcggcggcggggagcagcagcagcaggcaaGGACGGCGCTGCCCTTCTCCGCCATGTGCGTGCGGATCTCCTGCAATCCCTACCCCGACCTCCGCGCCCTCCGTCGTCGACGGGAGAAGCACAGGTCGCGGCTCACGCCGCTGTTCTGTCGGGGTCACCATCGCCGAGCCGTCGACATCGTGTTGTGCGTGCGCTCAGGTACTGCATCTCAGGACCCTCTCTCACACATACATGTTCTTGATTCGTTCGTCGTCCCGCAGCTGGATTGGCTCGTTCTTAATTCGTTCTTTCTTGCTCCCTTGCTTGGTTCTATACTCGCTTTGTTCCTTCGTCCCGCTGCTTATCTAGGTCTATATTGTGATTTACAGGGATCTGGTTAGGCTTGTTAATTTTAGCCTCGACAAGGTTCAGTTGCTGCGGATTGGTGAGCTATAAAAGGTACCTCGTGTGGCCTGGTTGAGGTGAGTCCTGCACCAGTGGATTTGATCTCCCCCGAATCTTTTTGCATTTGAATCCTTTTGCTTCTCCTATTCCTCTTTTGGTTTCTTCTTCTTGCCTCTGCAGTTCCTTTGGATGTTTTCTTGGGCTATTTTGGCTACTTGCTGGGCGTTTATTTCTTGGGTTTTCGTCTTTCCCTTccattttcttcttttgcttctttcatTTTTATGTGCTTTCTCTTCACCTGATTGACATTATATTGTTTATGTGCTGCCTAATTTGTTTTGCAGGTACTATGCTTGTCATGGATTGTTGCCTCACGTGTATGCTTAACACATCCTGGGTGTTCAGGTAGCCAATTTATCCACCTTATTTATTTTACTTATTATGTTTTATGCGTGTATGGCTCCCTAAAAAGCAGTTCTCTTTGGTGCAACATGTTCTTTCATTTGCTTGATTGATTAGAGAGCCTTGCTACCTCGACGCCTAGGTTGTGGGCAGAAAGTACATTCGATCACTGGTACATTTGTTGTCTGAAGGTCCAAAGTTTTGAAATCTAAGAGTGAACCACCCGTTATCGAAATATGGGCAGGGGTTAGTTTTGTTATGTTCTGATGAAAAATGGGCATATAGTTCAGAGAAC encodes:
- the LOC119324210 gene encoding putative FBD-associated F-box protein At3g50710; its protein translation is MKRTVAASPAVRKKAAEAPAAAPAPKRRASAGTARRRPRKRIREDKLVSDGDLISHGDLISKLPDDVLGTIISLLPTKDGARTQAIARRWRPLWRSSPLNLDASYHLRRDEFKRLSLVSRILSDHPGPARCFAFRFIRLHKAKKRFAEDAAQINSWFHSRSLDNLQELEISFSLLEYGYGQSEKEKRYPLPPSVLRLASTLHLARIGSCDFPKEIAPSLNFPLLRQLHLWRVSISEDVFSGVLSGCHVLANLYLSEIREVGSLRICSPTLRIIVITCLFEGKGELVIMEAPRLERLLLRPPVLGSEIIRVVKAPKLEMLGLLSPCISEIEIVNIIFKGLISSSSESSIRTVKVLALNFSSPALDAILDILRCFPCLQKLYVIWDKYVKAEIKNARQCDPLDPIKCLDNHLKVLVLKNYKGGEEDVGFAKFFVLNAKVVKEINFGVCKEIGIDKSWMTNQLRLLEVETRASQDAQLKFGSGSYCWGTYLDTKDLCIADPFSCCFADGVDALSEAYM